The genome window CCGCACCGCCACCCCAAGCTCCTCCGACAGCATAAACGCGTTCATTTTCTGCTCCGCGTAAAGCGGCCACGCCACCATGGGAACCCCGTTCAGAACGCTCTCCAAAACAGAATTCCAACCACAGTGCGTCACGAAACCACCCGTCGCTGGATGTCCCAGAATCTCCGCCTGCGGGGCCCACATGGGGACCACAACCCCCACCGCTTCCGTTCTTTTCACGAACCCCTCCGGCAAGTAATTCAGCGCCACGTCACCACCATTCGATACTTCAAAAAACGAGCCACTCGCGTCGCCCTCGCACGGTGGCCGCACCACCCAAACAAACCTCTGTTGACTCAGCTCCAAGCCCAACGCCACTTCCCTCATTTGAACCTCTGACATTGTCCCACCGCTCCCGAAGGACACATAGACCACCGACTCAGCCGGTTGACCGTCCAGCCAACTTAAAACCGCAGCCTCCGGTTTTTTCTCCACGGTTCTCACCAGCGGTCCAACCGAATACACCTCCGCCTTCGTAAACCGGCCCAATATCCCGTCCTCTCTCACCGCCTTCGTCGCAGCGGGCTCCAGATCTTGCCACGTGTTCATCAAAATTCCATCAGCGGTCACTATCTCCTTTGCTGCTGTAAGGTAACCCTGGTACATCTCCCCTATAGGCGATAAAAACGGTTCGAGCGTGTCATCGAACCAAACCGCTTCGCAACCGGGAATCACGAGCGGCTCGTGGTTTTCCGCGTGGCTTTCAATCATTTTCTTGTCCATGGCGGGAACGTATACGGTAACCGCAGAGAACCAGGCGCTGGTGGCGAAGTAAACGTAGATAAGCATGCCGAGGTCACGTGCCATGGGAAAAGCTGCAAATCCGAACATGTCAACGATGAGTGCCGAAGGAGGAGGAAGCTTGGTGGACAGAATGGAAGAGTGCACAAAGGGTATGGAGTCGAGCATGGTTAACAGAATTCGTGCTGCTAAGGGCGGGTTGGGTGGTAGTTTGTGGGAGACATCGATGGGAGGGACAAGGACGATGTTGAGGTTTGATGTTTGTTGGAGTATGTGAGAGGTTGTGATTGCGGAGTCGGTGGTGACGACGAAGATGGTGACGTGGAAGGAGTGGTGAGTGAGGAGGCGTTTGCCTAGCTCCACCATGGGAATTAGGTGCCCCATGCCGGGGCTTGCTATAAGTGCTGCATGAGGCTTTGATGTTACCATGAGGGTTTCTTTTTGCTCTTTTCTCAGTTTCCGTATAAAAACACACTCATATACTCATATTTCTCCTGTTCCTCAAACGAAGGAGTGTCTTGTGACACATTCCTAGATTTTTGTTATATAGAGATTGAGATGAACTGATAAGCGTGTAGCCGTCTTTGCTTTAATTTctctattattataatatta of Glycine soja cultivar W05 chromosome 1, ASM419377v2, whole genome shotgun sequence contains these proteins:
- the LOC114420936 gene encoding UDP-glycosyltransferase 72E1-like, with the protein product MVTSKPHAALIASPGMGHLIPMVELGKRLLTHHSFHVTIFVVTTDSAITTSHILQQTSNLNIVLVPPIDVSHKLPPNPPLAARILLTMLDSIPFVHSSILSTKLPPPSALIVDMFGFAAFPMARDLGMLIYVYFATSAWFSAVTVYVPAMDKKMIESHAENHEPLVIPGCEAVWFDDTLEPFLSPIGEMYQGYLTAAKEIVTADGILMNTWQDLEPAATKAVREDGILGRFTKAEVYSVGPLVRTVEKKPEAAVLSWLDGQPAESVVYVSFGSGGTMSEVQMREVALGLELSQQRFVWVVRPPCEGDASGSFFEVSNGGDVALNYLPEGFVKRTEAVGVVVPMWAPQAEILGHPATGGFVTHCGWNSVLESVLNGVPMVAWPLYAEQKMNAFMLSEELGVAVRVAEEGGVVRREQVAELVRRVMVDEEGFGMRKKVKELKVSGEKALSKVGSSHHWLCQMSKDCEAHVQGSEAKVSSAYTTTTAVLSDVVRS